CTGTTTATTATATAAAAAATGTATTTTTATTAGGAGGTAATAAAGATGGGAAAAACAACTATCAGACATGAATCAAGGTTAGAAGTATGGAAATACTATTCATCTTATATTCAAAATTTAGAAAACAAACAAACTATTATATTCTCAGCAATTATTGTTATTCTAGGATTTCTATTTATTTATGGCTTCAGCTCCACTGAAGCTAATAAGCTACTAGCAAAACAAACCATTTTTTTTGTTGTGCCGCTACTTTTATTTTCAGCAATAATGTATTACATTATTACTTTTAGAACAATGATAATTGCTGGAGCCTATATAAGAAAATTAGAGAGTGATTTAAATAAGGAAATTGATTCGAATGTTTTTATATGGGAGAATAAATTAATTGTTGAATTTATTGATAAAAGTCATATTTATTTATTCTTTCTGATATTTGAAATGATTACTGGATTAGCAACTGCCTACATAATATGCAAACAAATATGGGCATTTGAATGTTCAGTTACACTAAAAATTTTGTACTATCTAATAATTCTAATACAAAGTGCTTTTTGTATTGTTCAATACTCATTAACAAATAAGACAAAAAGAGAGGTATATGCATTTTTAACTAAAAACAACTCTGATGGGGATTCATAAATAGTAAATGGAGGCATATTATGTGCGGAAGATATTTTATAGAGGATTTTACTGAGGAAGAAGTACAGGAGTACTATGATATTTTAGATGAAATTGATCGCAGTATCAAATCGAATAAAGAAAGCAAAGTAAAAACCAGAGGAGAGATATTTCCTTCGGATATAGTGCCCGTTATTGCGAATAATAAAGAAAAAATAGTCAGGGCATTCCCTATGCAGTGGGGATATAAACCTTTTCAGGAAGGCGGCCAGTTGTTAATTAATGCAAGAAGTGAAACTGCATCCGAGAAAGCTACATTTAAGAGGAGTATGCGCGAGAGAAGATGCCTTATTCCTGCAAGCTCTTATTTTGAGTGGGAAAATCAAGCCGGGGGGAAAGTAAAGCATGCAATTCAGCCTATAGACAAACAATTCTTTTTTATGGCTGGATTATACCGGCTGGAAAGTGAAAAGGATATTCCGGTATTCACTATACTTACACGTGATGCTACACCTGATATTAAGTTTATTCATCACAGGATGCCTGTAATTCTTCCAAAAGGTGCAAGAAATGACTGGCTTAATCTTGATTATAATGCAGATGAAGTATTACAAGCAGCACTGCTTGATATGGAGCATAGGATTGCATAGTGAATTAAATAAGATTACATTTTTAAAGGTATTGTAACTGCTCATTAAATCCAGCTTTTAAGCATAATCAAGGTAACTGTATAGTGAAATTATTAGAATGACCAAAAACTATATTAGTGAGTTCAATAGTTGGTATATACAAATTACCTGTGCTTGTTGTTCGATTATTCTCAGAAATTAAGTACAACTGTTCTTTTGCTCTTGATAATAGAACATAAAGCAATTTGTTTGCAACTTCGGAGCCATAATCCCTATCACCGTAGATATTATTCCAGTGCGGAAGATAACCTTTTAGCAATCCAAAACAAATGACAACTTTGTATTCCTCTCCTTTTACACCATGTATAGTATTGATGACAATACCATCTTTTTCTTTAAATGACTTAATCAACGAAGAAGTAGAAGAGTCTAATTTATGGTTATGTACTCGACTGTCTATATTCTCAAAAAAGTCTTCATAATCCTTGGAGAAATTAGTATTACTTAATGGGTTGATAGGAAGAGAAGAAAACAAGTTATTTGAGCATCTTTTAATGTATTCAACTCCGGAAGCATATAGTGCTGGGTCTACTGAATTAATTAGTTTTAAGAGTTTATATTCCTCAATATCCTCAGATGAGATTTGATAGTGTTCATTGAGCATTTCAATAATATTTCTAGCTACTCTTTTTCTATACCAAGATCTATTGCCGGGCTGTGTAAGTGCTAACTTTGAAATATTATACATTATATTTAAAGGATTTTTTTTGATTGGTGTTATTTCCGGAGCGTCAAATTGTATATCGGGCAACATATCTTTCAATTTTTTTGCTATAGGAAAAATTAGCCACCATTGTGGTGAAAGTATACAAATGTCTTCTAATTTAATATTGTCATCTAAAAGTGATTTGATAAGCACAGCTATGTTTTCACAGATCTTTTCTTTTCCTATGGAATAGTTATAATGTATAATACAATTATCTTGTGATTGTTTTAAAGAATTAATTTGAATTCCTGATATAGCAAAATGAGAGTAAAAGTTTATTATTTCCTGTGTAGATCTGTAGCATCCATTTAGGCTCATAGGATTGAAACTACAGCCAAATAAGGATTCAATTTCATCTTGTGTTTTTGCCATTCCACCTAAACTTGTATAAATAGCTTGATTTACATCCCCTGCAAATAAGATTTCAATTGAATTATTTGACTTAAATATTTTAGAAATGATATTGTATTGAGCGTTGTTTGTATCTTGAAACTCATCTATATATATAGATTGGAAAGTTGCTGCGAGTTTTTGACAAAGAATATCATTTTCGTTGATTATTTTGTAAGCATAAAATAGTATAAGGAAGAAATCTAATTCCTTATTTTCTTTAAGTTTTTTATGGTATTCTTTTACTATTTTAGTAAACTTATAGTGTTTATCAAATTCACCATCCAGACTTGGTTCAGTATTAACACGATCATTATTATTCAGAGTTATGTTCAAATCATCTGCAATTACTTGTATATAATTTTGCTTTCTATAATCATCAATTATACGATAACCTTTTCGCAAGCGAGGACAATACATTGAATATGGACGAAGTATAAACTCTATGCAAAAGGAATGAATTGTACCAATCCAAATACTATCTAATTCAATTCCCATTTCTACTAATCTTTCAAGCATTTCATCAGCTGCTCTATTTGTATATGTGATTGCAACCATTTTTTTCAATGAATTTTTATTATTCAAATAATTATATGCAAGTTTTGATACAAGTGTTCTAGTTTTTCCGCTACCGGGGCATGCAGTAAGATAAACATTGCCGGTATAACACACAACGTCTTTTTGTTGCTTGTTCAATCTTTCAATGTATTGTGGTAAATCAACCATATTAGTGATCTCTTTCAGGTTGATACTTCATAATAAATAGCGAAACCATATCTTTTGGGAATTCTTGTATAAAGAGTTCAGAAATTTCACTGTATTTTTCTTTATCTTTGTATATTGCTTTTAATTCATTAGAGACATTATCGTAACATTCAATAGAATAATATATTGATTTATATAGTATATGGTCTGATACAGTTTCTTTACTTGCAAAGACGATTGCATCTAATATATATTCAGGAATTGTCACGTTTACATCTAATTCATCGGCAAGTAATAGTGAATACCAACCTTTGCCTTCTCTTTTCGCTAAAGTGAGCACTTTATTCGCTTTTTCGGCTAATGTCCCATTATCTAATATATTAACAAAATCATCTACCGTTTCTTCTTGGACATATGATTTTAGTACTACCTCCTTAACATATTCAATATTATCATCATATTTTATAAACTCAATTTCCAAAGTGTTATCACATAAAAAAGATTCAACAAATACATTATCGCTAAAACATCTATTTAATTTCTTTTTACGCTGTTCGCCTCGCTCTTCAGCATTTGAGCTATAGTGGCTACTTGATTTTGTTACAACCTGCTTATCCAAATCAGTAACAATAGCACAATATTTTTGGACTCTATCTTCGGCGAATAACGCTGCTATATTCTCAAAGGCAACACTCCCAATATTAATAATACTAATGCCTATTTCATCTAACTTAATACCCATAGCTTTCTCCACCATTGCAGGAATTATTATTTCTTCTCCATCTCCTTCAACAAGGATAACTCCCTTTGAGAACATTAATGTACTTCTCTTCGCATCAAGATATCTTTCGATTTTTTTATAAAATGCAATATTGCTTTTTTCTAGTTTTGAATCTACAAATTCTTTGAGTTTATTATTGGGATGCATAACTTGCGAAGTCTTCTTTTGACTTTTTATTATATTCATTCTTGATATTTCAGATGCTTCTGAAATGTGCACTGAATGAGTTGTCATTATAATTTGGGTATACTCTTCTGATGCACCTAAATTTCCAAACATAGTTTTTTGTATATGTGCATGTATGTGAGCTTCTGGCTCTTCTATCAACATAATGTTAACCAACTCTAAAGAGCGGTTTATTTCAAATTCAACCATTTTTAAAGCGATATAGATTATATTCATATGTCCTAATCCGAGTAAGTCAATATCATCATTATGGTCTGTTTGCATTGTCAAATACCTAGAGAGTTTATTAATATTATCTGTTAAGTTTGAGGATACTTTTATATTAGGTGCATAGGTTAGTCCTACAGTATCATCCATTTTTGATTTAATATTTGTACCAATTTTATTAATTTTATCAACATTCTCTATATATTCATTTAAATCTGCGATTTTCTTTTTTATAGCATCTATTGCAATATCAGGAATTTCGGATTTGATTTTTTCGATTATTTTTCTTATAGGGCTTTTCTGACTATGTAATTCTTGTACAACATCACGTAGAGCATCTATAAAAACTACATTAATATGTTTATGTATGTCAGAAATATATATCCTGTTTCCTAAATAGTATTTGTCATCATCGTCTGGATTTGAAGCAATTTTATTGTCAAAATCTCCTACTACATTTTTATAAGTCTCATTACAAGTGAAATCTGCACAGCTTTGTGCTGTATAGTAAAATTCATAATCATTTAATGTTATGCTTTCACGAAAAGCATTAAATTTATCTGTTTCATTGCATTGGAAAAGTTTTTTTCTTACAGTGTAATTTGGACGAATAAAAAGAGTTACTGTACCAGTTTCACAAGTACCTGTAATTATTTTCTTAAGCTCATTCTTACTCTCTCCAAGTTTCACTTTGATCTCAGCCCATAATTCAGATGCTGCGTCTTCCTTTGATATGCCTTCAAAATTTGCTGAAATAATAATCCAATGACCTCTCCAATCTAATTCAAAATTGAAATCTGTTTCTTTTAACCTCTTCTCGTTATAAAAAAAGCTATCGTCTAAAAGTATACGCATAGCGGTTAAAGCATTGCTCTTTCCAGTATCATTTTCACCGATAATTGTATTTACACCACTTTTATAGACAAAATTACTGGATTTATAGTTTCTGAAATTGCGTAGTTGTAGATTAGATAGATACATTAATATTTCCTTCTTCCAATATATTTTTATAGTAACCAATTAAAATTCTACAATTTTTATAGGCATTTCTGCTGTTGATAGTTTATTATAAAATTGGATTAAATCTTGTTTTGGTATGCCCTTATTATTTTCGAAATTTTTGTATCAGGATTGGTATATACTTTTATAAAAGAAATTGATTTTCCTTTGCATTTTCCTGAGGTTTTCTAATATAAAATGATGCAATTCCATTATTTTTATATGACAAATTATGAGCATATAGAAGTTAAAGTTTGATATATTTTTTTTCAGAATGAAGACAAAATAATTGAAGATTGTATGCGAAAAAATCCATAGAAAAGATAGGACTTTGTTGAGCAATATCATACAAGCAAAACTTCACATCATTAATTTTACAATGATATCCGGTCTCATTCGTTCCAATTATTTTATTCTCTTCAAATAGATACGCAAGTTTCTCTGATTAAATCTGCCCAAAGGAGAGATACTAAGACTTATTATCCTCTCCATCATATGTTCATCATTCAAAATATATTAACTCACAATCATTATATAAGTAATTGTTTATGCTATACAATTATATCACATAATGTTATTTTATGTTATGCAATTTCATGTATTATGTGATAGAATATATTAATATGGAGGTAAAAAATGACTGAACAAGAACGCATTGAAATAATTGAGAGATCAAAAATATTCTTTCAAGAAAATATTATAGACAAACATATTTCGAATACTGAAAAACTTGCTGATATAAGAAAGTTTAATATTAATCCTTTTACAGTAAAATATCTAGCTAATTTTGCTTTTGGATACGATAACCCTGAAAATATAGCAAAAGCATTGCTGTATCCAAGGATTTTAGGAACTTCAATATCAACTACATTTGGAACGCAGTTACAGTATTTTTGCAATGAAGTATTATTCGGTTTTGCTTCTACAACAGCTGGTATTGATATAGAGTTTGTTGACAGTTTAGATGATCGCAGAAAATATTGTCAGATAAAATCCGGACCAACAACTATTAATCATGATGATGTTACTACCATAAAAAATCATTTTAGATCGATAAGAAATCTTGCCAGAACAAATCATATGACAGATTTTAACCCTTCAACAGATTGTATTGTGGGAGTGTTTTATGGTGAGCCGAGGGATTAGTCTGCTTCGTACAGAAAGATAGATGAAGAGTATCCAGTTTATATTGGTAAGGAATTCTGGCATCGTTTAACAGGTGATGAAATGTTTTATGAAGAATTAATTAATGCATTTGCGGATATAGCTATAGAAAACGATGGAAGGGAGCTTATAGAGGAAGTACTAGAGAGCTTAAAAGACGAAATAGAAAGGATGGAGATTTAATCTTCACCCTTTGTCTTGTAATGTATTATAGATTTAATCATTTCAATACCAAGTTTTTTTGCTAATTCAACTGGTACAGCATTACCTATTTGTTTATATTTCTGACCTATCCCACCACAAAATTCCCAATCATCAGGGAAGGTTTGAATTCTTGCGTATTCTCTTACCGTGAAAGGCCTTGTTTCATCGGGATGACAACGTTCAGTTTGCTTTTGACTAGGGGAGCAGGTAAGAGTTAGGCTGGGTTCATCCCAAGATATGCGTCTAGCCATACCTGTACGACCGCCACCGCTATAAAATGATTTCCCCATATAGCTTTTTTGAACATCTTCGGGCAAACTACGCCAGCAGCCACCAGGAGGTACTAACTCTAGCACAGCTTTTTTAGAGTTGCTATATTCTTGACCTTCTGATTTTGGAACATCTTTCAATGCATCCTTTAAGGTTTTAATTTTTTTAGTTTCTTTTGGAAATGAAAATTCAACTCCTTCTGTGGTACCAATAATAACAAGCCGTTGTCTTTTTTGTGGTACTCCGAAGTTCATAGAATTGAGTATTTTATATCGAACATCATAGCCTAACTCTTTTAAAACAGAAAGAATTGTTTCCAAAGTCCTCCCGTTATTATGCGAAACAAGACCTCTAACGTTCTCGGCCATAAAAATTGACGGTTGAACTTCTTTAACACATCTTGCAAATTCATAAAAAAGTGTACCTCTAGTATCTTCAAAACCAAGTTTTTTACCAGCATAACTAAATGCTTGACAAGGGAAACCACCAGTTACAATGTCGATTTTACCTTTATAATGAGTAAAATCGACTTTAGATACATCTTCATTAGTTATATTCCAATTAGGGCGGTTCTTTTTTAAAGTAGCACAACAGTATTTATCTATTTCTACAAATTGAACTGTATTAATTCCAGCTTGCTCTAAACCTAAGGCAATGCCACCGGCACCAGCAAATAACTCTATTGCGTTTACTTTATTGATATTTATATCTATTACATTAGTGTCATCAGAATCTTCTTTTAAGATTTCAAGAGGAGATATATCTAAAACATCACACATTTCAGCAATATTGCTTTTGACAGGATTATATTTATCTGATAACATAACAGAAAGCTGATTTTTTTATATTCCCATCATAGAAGCTAATTGAGTTTGTGTTTGAATGTTCTTTTTATCCATGATTTCTTTAATCTTGATTTTATCAACTTGCACATCGCACCTCTTACCGTTGTTATGATTATATATTAACATTTTGGTTCCAAAGAGTCAATAAAAGGGAGCACTTTCGCGTTTACTAGAGAAAACCAGCTTGTACAGCCGATTTGAAGCACATTTAAAAACGTATCAAATTCGCAGGAAAAATGAATTTTACAACCATACCTCGGTTTTGCTAAAATATTAGCAGAAGCGAGGTATTTTTTGAGAGATAATTATTTGTTTAAGTTAATAAAATATATGAAGAATGTGTTTCAGATAGATAAGCAATTAGAATATATAATGGATGAACGGGTAAATCCAAAATACAAAACCAATCAGGTAATATTGATAACACTTTTAGGATTCCTATTAAGACTGACAAGCTTTAACGAACTGAATAGATATATTAAAGCCGGTGAATTTAACAATGTGTTTGCACCTGGAGCTGAGTTGCCGCAAGTAGATTCAATAAGAAATACTTTGAAGAAAATAGATCTTGATGGATTAAGAAAAACAAACAATGCCATTGTCAAAAAAGCTATTAGGAACAAAGTATTCGATAAAGGAATAATAGAAGGTCGAGTAGTTGCTGCAATAGATGGGACTCAAATACTGGACAGCAAAAAGAAGAAGTGTAGCAGTTGCTTAACAATGAACAAACGGGGAGTAGCGCACTATACTCACAATGCAGCAGTAATGTCGTTTATAGGTAATGAACCAAATATAGCTTTAGATTTTGAGATGTACAAAGCAAAAACGAGCGAAGATGAAAAAGACGAAGGTGAGTTTACAGCGGCTTTGAAGCTACTAAACAGACAGCAATATCGCGTTTACTCTCAGAAACCAGCTGTTACAGCTAGTTTAAAGCAGTTTTGAAAAAGTGCCAAATTCGCATCAAAATAGAGTTTTACAACAACACCTTGGTTTGCTAAAATATTTAGTAAAACGAGGTGTTATTTGCAAGAAAATAAGTATTATAAACTGATAAAATATATGAAGAATGTATTTGGTATCGAAGATCTATTAGAACAGTTAGAAGATGGAAGAGTAAACCCAACTTACAAAACTGAAAAAGTAGTATTGATAATATTAATGGGATTTTTATTGAGATTATCAAGCCTTAGCGAGATAGACAGATATATTCAAACCGGTGAATTCAATAATCTATTTCCGCCTGGTACAAAGTTGCCACATGTAGATTCATTAAGAAATACAATGAAGAAAATAGATATTGAAGGATTAAGAAGTATAAACGAATTAATTGTGAAAAAGGCGATCAGAAATAAAATATTTCAATATGGAACATTCGAGCAATATGTAATAGCAGCAATAGATGGCACACAAATACTAGATAGTAAGAAGAAAAAATGTGAAAACTGCTTAACGATGAATAGACGTGGTGTAGCACATTACACACATAACGCTGCTGTAATGTCGACAATTGGCAATACTGCAAATATTGCACTTGATTTTGAAATGTACAAAGCTAAGAAAAACGAAGAAGAAAAAGACGAAGGTGAATTCACAGCCGCTTTGAGGCTACTAAACAGAGTGGTTGAAGAGCATCCGAGCTTAGTTGATATAGTTGTATACGATGCATCAGCATGTAATTCGGTTTTCATGAAGGAATGTCAAAAGCTTGGGATTGATGCAATTGTGCGAGTGAAGAATACAACAAACTTGTCTTTAAAAGCAGTAAAATCTGCAACAAATAAAAAGGATAGTGTTTTAAAATTTATTGAAGACGGATATGCAATAGAAGTATATGAATCAACTTTTTATATGAATGATATGGAAGAACCAATCCGATATATCAAGTATGCAAAAGAGAAAAAAGATGGTGATGAAACTAATCACACTCAAATGCTTATTATAACAACTTGCATGGATATGAAAATAGAAATGCTTTATAGAATAATCAAAGCGAGATGGGACATCGAGAACAAGACGTTTAATAATCTAAAGAATAATGCTAATCTCAGTCATTGTTTTGTTCATGGCGGAAATGCTGTTGAAGGAATATTGTATTTACTTTTTATTGCATCAAATATATTTCAATTATTCAAAATCAGAAGATTAAGGAATAGTATTAAAAACCAAAAAGAATTGGCGAGATTGCTAAGAAAAGGCATGTATACATTAAAACGACAAAAAGAAATTATCTTTAACTCAGCTTAACCAAATAACAATCGAATACAGTTTAATTCACCAACATTTTCATGGGGGTTTGGGGGAAGTAAATTCATTTTCAGATTTTCAGGAGAAAAGTTGCCACTCAATAGCAAAAATATGGTAAAATGTTAGGAGTTATTGAGTAAAAGCGAGATTCCTCCCTATTAATAACATTTTTAGTGCGCCTTTCTGGTATCGTACCTCCGACGTTGCAAATAAAATAAGAAGGGACAAGAAAATATAGCATAATAAAGAACAATACATATTCATTTGTCTTGTAACCCAAAAAAAGGGAAATAATTCTATATTGCCATTGAGTTTACTTGTTTAGAGGTATATAATTAATTACTGGACTTGTTTTAATTCTATTATTTTAGCAAATAAAAGATATATGGTTACCAATAGATGCTTGATGTGAAAATACAAATAACAATATATAGTTAAAGAGGAGTAATGAATGAGGCTTTTATATACTGATATTCTTCCGCTTGGAATTATGGAGGAGCAAACTACGATAGCAGAATGCATAAATGAGCAAATATCAATTTCTGACCATATCGAAATCGCTGTTGGATACATTTCCCGTATTGCATTAGAAGAGCTGGACAGCTTAGTGAACAAATATAAGATTACTGATATTTGCTTGACTATTGGTATGTATTTTATTGAAGGAATGCCAGAAGGATCATTTAATACTGCACTAGAAATAAACAAGAAGTGGAAAGAAGCTGGTATTGGTGAAATAAGAATTGTAACAGCTTTTAAGTACCATGGAAAACTTTATTGTTTTTATAAAAAAAATCAACCTTTTTCTGCTATTATAGGATCAGCAAATCTAGGCGTACTTAAATTGGATGCAAACAATCGTAGGCAGTATGAAATTGCATCAATTACTAATAAATCTAGTGAATGTATTGAAATAGCTAATTTTATTGATGAACTAAAATCAGCTAAATGTTCAAACAATATTGCTGATATAAATGGAATGAATTCAATAAGAGAAATAAATACATCATTAAGTGGAATTGATACAGTAACACAAGTTCCCCCAACCGGTGTTCAATTATATGAAAAGCATAAAACAAATATTTCATTTATTCTACCAATTAAAGTTCCGGCATTTGATGAGAGGCATATGGACGATGGTAAGCATTATACTAAGTCTAATATTAATGTCAGTTACGCAGCACCTAGAAGCGTAAGGAAGTCTCGCGATTGGTATGAAACGCAAATGACTGTGAATAAGAACATCACAAAACTACCAGGATATCCTGAGAAAAACAAAACATTTTTTGTAATCACTGATGATGGTTACTGGTTCAAAGCGCATACTACAAGTGATGGTAATAAACAATTTAGTGCTGTAGGAGATGAACTTATTCTTGGTCGCTGGATTAAAGGCAGACTTGCAGCGGCAGGACTTGTAGCACATGTAAATGACACTCAGAAAGATGAAGACTGTAAAGGGATGATAACAAAAGAAATGTTAAAGGCATATGGATGTGATAGCATTGTTCTGTCAAAGACAGATCAAAGGGCTTTAGATGAAGATGGTACTGAGCTTGATGTATGGTTTTTATCGTTTGAAGTATCTGATAATGAGTGAAAGGATAAACTATGCAGTATTTAAAGACTTATCTTCAACAAATTATTAATAGTGGAAATGAAAAACTTGCAGAATCAATATTAAAAACTGCTGATGAAATCGGTGATAAATATATTCGCGAATTTTCTTTTATTAGCCATGAGGTTGGCCTTTTATTTGGCAATATACAATCAGGGAAAACAGGTCAAACATTTGGTATTATATGCAAAGCAGCAGATTTAGGGTTTCCCGTTTTTTTACTGCTTACAACGGATAATGTTGCATTACAACAGCAAACACTTGAACGAATAAAAAATGATCTGGATGGTTTCTGTATTTGCAGCGAAAATGATTCAGCGTTATTTATTGATAATAGCCTTGTTCGTCCGACAATAGTTGTTTTAAAGAAAAATGCTCGCATCCTCAGGCTATGGGCAAATGTTTTTAATTCAACAGGGTTTATGAAAGGCAACCCACTATTTATTATTGATGATGAAGGAGATGCGGCTTCTTTAAATACACTAATAAACCGTAATGGTCAGTCAACAATAAATAAATATTTGGATTCAATAAAAGATGGTGCAACAAGCAGCTTATACTTACAAGTAACAGGTACTCCTCAAGCAATTTTGCTACAAACACTTGCTTCTGGTTGGCATCCTTATTTTACATACTACTTTTCCCCAGGCGAAAGTTATTTAGGGGGAGACTTTTTTTTCCCATCAAACAGTGTACCTAGATGCATAAATTTTCTTGAAACAATCAAACAACCAAATAGAAAAGTAGTTATTCAACACTTAATTGTATCAGCACAGATTTTAGCATCTGGGGGTAAAGTATCAAACTGCTTGCTTCATCCAAGTGTGCGTCAAGCAGTGCATCAGCGTTTTGCAGACTATATTTCTAATGAACTACTTTGGTGTTCTGAACATATAAACGATGAGCTTATAACTGAACTACAAAAATATTACAATACTTTACTACCCGAGAAAAGTGACAAGATGCCTTTTGGCTTTATCTACGAAACAATAAAAGATTTAGTAGATAAAAAAAGAATAAAAATCTTAATTATGAATGGAAAAACTGAGGTTGAAGGGTCTGAATATGCAGAAGGGTGTAATTTTATTATTGGAGGAAATACTTTAGGAAGAGGCATTACATTTCCTAGTCTTCAAACAATATATTATACGCGAACAAGCAAGAAACCTCAGGCAGATACAGTGTGGCAACATAGTAGAATGTTTGGTTACGATAGAGATGCCGGAATGATGAATATATTTATTGATGAGCAGCTATATAAACTTTTTGCTGATATTAATTCAACTAACAATGCTATAATAGCGCAAACAGAACAGGGCTTAGAAAATATAAAAATCTATTATCCGGTGGGTTTGAGTCCGACACGAAAAAATGTCTTAGATAATAAATATGTTGAAATACTATCCGGTGGAACTAATTACTATCCTTTTTATCCAGATAATAGTACTATTGAAGATATATCAAAACTATTAGAACCGTTTTCTGAGGATGAGCCATATTATCAAGTTAATTTACGAATGATTAAGCAGATTTTGTCTCATATAATTCCAAGTTCAGACTTTAAGTTGAATTCATTTATTTCTGTTATCGATACTATCCTTTCTGAACAGCCAGCGGGGCAAGGTATTTTGTTAGTACGGAGGAAAAGAGATATAAAACAAGGCACAGGTGCATTGCTATCCCCTAATGACTGGCAGCTGGGAGGCTCTTTTAGCAACAAAGTTGTACTCACAATGTACCAAGTTACTGGTACAAAAGGTTGGAAAGGTAAAAAACTTTGGATACCAAATATTAAGCTTCCTCATGATATTATATATTATGATGTAAATAGTGAAGATGTGCATCTATAAAACTTATATGAACA
The Candidatus Delongbacteria bacterium genome window above contains:
- a CDS encoding NgoFVII family restriction endonuclease; the encoded protein is MRLLYTDILPLGIMEEQTTIAECINEQISISDHIEIAVGYISRIALEELDSLVNKYKITDICLTIGMYFIEGMPEGSFNTALEINKKWKEAGIGEIRIVTAFKYHGKLYCFYKKNQPFSAIIGSANLGVLKLDANNRRQYEIASITNKSSECIEIANFIDELKSAKCSNNIADINGMNSIREINTSLSGIDTVTQVPPTGVQLYEKHKTNISFILPIKVPAFDERHMDDGKHYTKSNINVSYAAPRSVRKSRDWYETQMTVNKNITKLPGYPEKNKTFFVITDDGYWFKAHTTSDGNKQFSAVGDELILGRWIKGRLAAAGLVAHVNDTQKDEDCKGMITKEMLKAYGCDSIVLSKTDQRALDEDGTELDVWFLSFEVSDNE
- a CDS encoding restriction endonuclease produces the protein MQYLKTYLQQIINSGNEKLAESILKTADEIGDKYIREFSFISHEVGLLFGNIQSGKTGQTFGIICKAADLGFPVFLLLTTDNVALQQQTLERIKNDLDGFCICSENDSALFIDNSLVRPTIVVLKKNARILRLWANVFNSTGFMKGNPLFIIDDEGDAASLNTLINRNGQSTINKYLDSIKDGATSSLYLQVTGTPQAILLQTLASGWHPYFTYYFSPGESYLGGDFFFPSNSVPRCINFLETIKQPNRKVVIQHLIVSAQILASGGKVSNCLLHPSVRQAVHQRFADYISNELLWCSEHINDELITELQKYYNTLLPEKSDKMPFGFIYETIKDLVDKKRIKILIMNGKTEVEGSEYAEGCNFIIGGNTLGRGITFPSLQTIYYTRTSKKPQADTVWQHSRMFGYDRDAGMMNIFIDEQLYKLFADINSTNNAIIAQTEQGLENIKIYYPVGLSPTRKNVLDNKYVEILSGGTNYYPFYPDNSTIEDISKLLEPFSEDEPYYQVNLRMIKQILSHIIPSSDFKLNSFISVIDTILSEQPAGQGILLVRRKRDIKQGTGALLSPNDWQLGGSFSNKVVLTMYQVTGTKGWKGKKLWIPNIKLPHDIIYYDVNSEDVHL